One window of the Bubalus bubalis isolate 160015118507 breed Murrah chromosome 8, NDDB_SH_1, whole genome shotgun sequence genome contains the following:
- the STARD3NL gene encoding STARD3 N-terminal-like protein isoform X2, with the protein MNPLPEDMENTLTGSQSSHASVRDIHSINPTQLMARIESYEGREKKGISDVRRTFCLFVTFDLLFVTLLWIIELNVNGGIENTLEKEVVQYDYYSSYFDIFLLAVFRFKVLILAYAVCRLRHWWAIALTTAVTSAFLLAKVILSKLFSQGAFGYVLPIISFILAWIETWFLDFKVLPQEAEEENRSENEAEEKQDSEKPLLEL; encoded by the exons ATGAACCCCCTGCCAGAAGACATGGAGAATACTCTCACGGGGAGTCAGAGCTCACACGCTTCTGTGCGCGACATCCACTCCATCAACCCCACGCAGCTCATGGCCAGGATCGAGTCCTatgaaggaagggagaagaaggGCATATCTGATGTCAGGAggactttctgtttgtttgtcaCCTTTGACCTCTTATTTGTAACATTACTGTGGATAATAGAGTTAAAT GTGAATGGAGGTATTGAGAACACGTTAGAGAAAGAGGTGGTGCAGTATGACTACTACTCttcttattttgatatattt cttTTGGCAGTTTTTCGATTTAAAGTGTTAATACTTGCATATGCAGTGTGCAGACTGCGCCATTGGTGGGCCATAGCG TTGACAACAGCAGTGACCAGTGCCTTTTTATTAGCAAAAGTGATCCTCTCAAAG CTTTTCTCACAAGGGGCTTTTGGCTATGTGCTGCCCATCATTTCCTTCATCCTTGCCTGGATCGAGACATGGTTCCTGGACTTCAAAGTGTTACCTCAAGaggcagaagaagaaaaca